One window of Bacillus sp. THAF10 genomic DNA carries:
- a CDS encoding YrrS family protein translates to MPLDFNKGGSRYGRTTKRKKNNMVLNILIGIVFIFIVVLASSLFFGKNDPASVSENQLATDEQALNKTEENSDKEKEATKEAAAEEKEAEAKEAEEKAAKEEAAAEKEAKEKEKAEKEAAEKEKEKEKEKEKDEESESDSDQEGTEVTENSDDPNVIKTMTNPGWGPVGTEQSEPHTSVYDESHVDWKEKLDAVHAATGLKSGDYTLMFMGNGGSAHTSVASISVKSSGENYKVYLEWVTEKGWKPTKVEQVKEL, encoded by the coding sequence ATGCCTTTAGACTTTAATAAAGGTGGCTCACGATACGGCCGAACAACAAAGCGTAAGAAAAACAACATGGTATTAAATATCTTGATTGGTATTGTCTTTATATTTATTGTAGTTCTTGCTTCATCCTTGTTTTTTGGGAAAAATGATCCTGCATCCGTTTCAGAAAATCAACTGGCAACAGATGAGCAAGCACTAAACAAAACAGAAGAAAACTCTGATAAAGAGAAAGAGGCAACTAAGGAAGCAGCTGCTGAAGAGAAAGAAGCGGAAGCGAAGGAAGCGGAAGAAAAAGCGGCAAAGGAAGAGGCTGCTGCTGAGAAAGAAGCGAAAGAAAAGGAAAAAGCAGAGAAGGAAGCTGCTGAGAAAGAGAAAGAAAAAGAGAAAGAGAAAGAGAAAGACGAAGAATCTGAATCTGATTCTGATCAAGAGGGAACAGAGGTTACAGAAAACTCCGATGACCCAAACGTTATAAAAACGATGACGAATCCGGGATGGGGTCCAGTTGGAACAGAACAATCTGAGCCTCATACATCTGTGTACGATGAAAGTCATGTCGACTGGAAAGAAAAGCTGGATGCTGTACACGCAGCGACTGGTTTGAAAAGTGGAGATTACACGTTGATGTTCATGGGTAACGGCGGAAGCGCACACACTTCGGTTGCTTCTATTTCTGTGAAATCTAGTGGGGAAAACTATAAGGTATACCTAGAGTGGGTGACCGAAAAAGGTTGGAAGCCTACGAAGGTGGAACAGGTGAAGGAACTATAA
- a CDS encoding penicillin-binding protein 2, translating into MQRLIKGRINKLGICVVLLLSLLIGRLVQLQLVSTESFSKAHINLIEASVRQRTQALVVDEGRGRFIDRHGQPLTHDYYPSVILFPFLNGLDWPKEEVAAILEIPVSTINRLLAEAEKPVILNESLTEAKMESINELDYPGIVALYRQFKLDDQVAEHVIGYTSENKDVFLERYPDKVSKENYSVHTPIGQSGLEEAFDEIILPEGTTQLLYHVDRFGGPLFGIDVRYMGPSNPYYPVSVKTTIDKEVQRLAENVLEQHQVEKGGIVVMDIATNEVLAMASRPTVDNKNPAAGQGAQNLMLEPHFPGSVFKTVVAAAAFEENIIDEKMTFNCDLKINGEIEDESGRKGILNLESSFSQSCNYTFGELGKKLAEKNVNALDKYAEILGLSGTVGWKGDMFGFEDFQQIPKERQGVVWQGEDEKRVPLAVAQTSIGQKDVKVTPLSVANMMATIARGGQSMEVKLVQEILYKNGTPLFTFSDHKRDVDMLSSYTVMQLQHLLREVVAAEQGTGRLMQGLPYQVAGKSGTAQTGIYVAGDPEQGEYYNRWFAGYFPIQSPRYAMVVVNLDVLEHEYPNTPIYIDMVKGLYDLDMQKER; encoded by the coding sequence ATGCAACGGTTAATTAAAGGGAGAATAAACAAACTTGGAATCTGTGTGGTTTTGCTATTAAGTTTGTTAATTGGAAGACTTGTGCAGCTGCAGCTTGTTAGTACAGAATCTTTTTCAAAAGCGCACATCAATTTAATAGAGGCAAGTGTGAGGCAACGCACGCAAGCCCTGGTGGTAGATGAAGGCAGGGGACGTTTTATCGACCGACACGGACAGCCGCTCACACATGATTATTATCCAAGTGTCATTCTGTTTCCCTTTTTAAATGGGCTAGATTGGCCGAAAGAAGAAGTGGCAGCTATTCTTGAAATTCCAGTTTCCACTATCAATCGCTTACTGGCAGAAGCGGAAAAACCCGTCATATTAAATGAGAGCTTAACAGAAGCGAAAATGGAAAGTATTAACGAACTTGACTACCCAGGCATTGTTGCGTTGTACCGGCAGTTTAAGCTAGATGACCAGGTTGCAGAGCATGTGATTGGGTATACAAGTGAGAATAAAGATGTATTTCTAGAGCGCTATCCAGACAAGGTTTCCAAAGAAAATTACTCTGTCCACACGCCAATTGGTCAATCTGGATTAGAGGAAGCCTTTGATGAAATCATTTTGCCAGAGGGTACCACCCAGCTTTTATATCATGTCGACCGTTTTGGCGGACCGCTATTTGGCATTGACGTTCGATATATGGGGCCATCCAATCCGTACTATCCTGTGTCCGTGAAAACAACGATAGATAAAGAAGTTCAAAGGCTGGCGGAGAATGTGTTGGAGCAGCATCAGGTGGAAAAGGGCGGCATAGTCGTGATGGATATTGCAACTAATGAAGTGCTCGCAATGGCATCGAGACCCACGGTAGATAACAAGAATCCTGCAGCAGGGCAAGGAGCTCAAAATCTAATGCTCGAGCCACATTTTCCAGGCTCCGTCTTTAAAACAGTCGTTGCCGCTGCGGCCTTTGAAGAAAATATTATTGATGAAAAAATGACGTTTAATTGCGATCTAAAAATTAATGGGGAGATAGAGGATGAATCTGGACGCAAGGGGATATTGAATTTGGAATCTAGCTTCTCCCAAAGCTGCAATTACACATTCGGAGAGCTCGGTAAAAAGCTTGCTGAAAAAAACGTGAATGCTTTAGATAAATATGCGGAAATCCTCGGACTGAGCGGAACGGTGGGCTGGAAAGGAGACATGTTTGGTTTTGAGGATTTTCAGCAAATCCCTAAAGAAAGACAAGGAGTTGTTTGGCAGGGAGAGGATGAAAAGCGAGTTCCCCTTGCTGTTGCTCAAACTTCCATCGGACAAAAGGATGTTAAAGTAACCCCACTTTCTGTTGCAAACATGATGGCCACCATTGCGCGTGGCGGTCAATCAATGGAAGTAAAGCTTGTGCAGGAGATACTCTATAAAAACGGTACACCTTTATTCACGTTTTCTGACCATAAACGCGATGTGGATATGCTGTCCTCTTATACTGTGATGCAGCTCCAGCATTTGTTGCGGGAAGTGGTCGCAGCGGAACAAGGCACAGGACGTTTGATGCAAGGGCTACCGTATCAAGTCGCAGGGAAAAGTGGAACAGCTCAGACAGGCATATATGTGGCAGGTGACCCCGAGCAAGGAGAATATTATAATCGTTGGTTTGCAGGCTATTTTCCAATTCAAAGTCCGAGATACGCTATGGTAGTGGTGAATCTAGACGTTTTAGAACATGAGTATCCAAATACCCCGATTTACATTGATATGGTAAAAGGATTATATGATTTGGACATGCAGAAAGAACGATGA
- a CDS encoding nuclease-related domain-containing protein, with protein MIIKQREKPVRLLAHEAGMRRVPKTHPKYPQIEKEYYRLHYGYKGEEAMDYYSSFLPHENYKVLHGLRIQDTKGRHFQMDSLLLSPTHGVILDSKYINGVLEFDLDNSILIRHKDEGHERFGDPFSQLARQKCQLEGVIDNLKYPPLPIYTQVVLTHNQARLHPNTPTLKSQLSFHTNLPLRMQRINDLNKNTVLTNKELQKLARTLNRKHESDSFNFMEYYGLSNSEILKGVICSNCLFSPMRKYLQVWKCPGCMSVERASIVPTLFDFKYLGLGDTITNQELRDFIYIDSVFVASRLLASQNFPHKGNKKGRTYLLEFENKKPPP; from the coding sequence ATGATCATAAAACAAAGAGAAAAGCCAGTTAGATTGCTAGCCCATGAGGCTGGAATGAGAAGAGTCCCTAAAACTCATCCAAAATACCCTCAGATTGAAAAAGAATATTACAGATTGCATTATGGATACAAAGGTGAAGAAGCTATGGATTACTACTCCTCCTTTCTGCCACACGAAAACTATAAAGTACTACATGGACTAAGGATTCAGGATACAAAAGGAAGGCACTTTCAAATGGATTCTTTACTACTCTCGCCAACACATGGCGTAATCTTAGATTCAAAATACATAAACGGAGTATTAGAATTTGATTTAGATAACAGCATCCTAATTCGTCACAAGGATGAAGGACATGAAAGGTTTGGTGATCCGTTTTCCCAATTAGCTAGACAAAAATGTCAACTAGAGGGTGTAATAGATAATTTAAAGTATCCACCACTCCCCATCTATACTCAAGTTGTCCTCACTCATAACCAAGCTAGGCTGCACCCAAACACTCCTACTCTTAAAAGCCAACTTTCTTTTCATACGAATCTCCCATTAAGAATGCAAAGGATAAATGATCTTAATAAAAATACGGTTTTGACAAATAAAGAACTTCAAAAGTTGGCCAGGACTTTAAATCGGAAACACGAATCGGATTCCTTTAATTTCATGGAATACTACGGGTTATCTAATTCAGAAATTCTAAAAGGAGTTATCTGCTCAAACTGTTTATTCTCTCCAATGCGCAAGTATTTACAAGTGTGGAAATGTCCAGGTTGTATGAGTGTGGAGAGGGCTTCCATTGTCCCAACTCTATTTGATTTTAAGTATTTGGGGTTAGGAGATACCATAACCAATCAAGAACTAAGAGATTTTATATATATTGATTCAGTATTTGTAGCTTCCAGGCTATTAGCTAGCCAGAATTTTCCCCACAAAGGCAACAAAAAAGGCCGAACTTACCTTCTTGAATTCGAAAATAAAAAACCACCACCCTAA
- the udk gene encoding uridine kinase has protein sequence MGKKPIVIGVAGGSGSGKTSVTKAIFEHFTERSILMLEQDYYYKDQTDVPMEERLKTNYDHPLAFDNDLLIDHIKSLLHYDSVKKPVYDYTLHTRSSKVIEVEPKDVIIVEGILVLEDERLRNLMDIKLFVDTDADIRIIRRMLRDIKERGRTIDSVIEQYVTVVRPMHNQFIEPTKRYADIIIPEGGQNHVAIDLMVTKIQTILEQKEIL, from the coding sequence ATGGGGAAAAAACCGATCGTAATCGGAGTGGCCGGAGGTTCTGGCTCGGGAAAAACAAGCGTTACAAAAGCAATTTTTGAGCATTTCACGGAGAGATCAATTCTGATGCTTGAACAGGATTACTATTATAAGGATCAAACAGATGTACCAATGGAAGAGAGACTTAAAACCAATTATGATCATCCTTTGGCATTTGATAACGACCTATTGATTGACCATATTAAAAGCTTGCTACACTATGATAGTGTGAAAAAACCGGTATATGATTATACCCTGCATACAAGATCATCTAAAGTCATTGAAGTGGAACCAAAGGATGTAATTATTGTAGAAGGAATATTGGTATTAGAAGACGAACGTTTGCGTAACTTAATGGATATAAAGCTATTTGTTGATACAGATGCCGATATCCGTATCATCAGACGCATGCTTCGCGATATCAAAGAGCGCGGACGTACCATTGATTCTGTGATAGAACAATATGTTACAGTTGTTCGCCCGATGCACAATCAATTTATTGAGCCAACGAAAAGATATGCAGATATCATCATCCCAGAAGGCGGACAAAATCACGTTGCGATTGACCTGATGGTAACAAAAATTCAAACAATTCTTGAACAAAAAGAGATTTTGTAA
- the greA gene encoding transcription elongation factor GreA, whose translation MAQEKVYPMTQAGKDKLVQELDNLKSVRRKEVVERIKIARSFGDLSENSEYDSAKEEQAFVEGRITLLEQMIRNAKIIQEDKETDAVGLGKTVTFIELPDGDEETYTIVGSAEADPFEGNISNESPMGSSLMGKRVNDEVTIQTPGGEMNVRIVSVK comes from the coding sequence ATGGCACAAGAGAAAGTATATCCAATGACACAAGCTGGGAAAGACAAGCTTGTTCAAGAGCTAGACAATTTAAAATCTGTACGTCGTAAAGAAGTTGTAGAGCGTATCAAAATTGCTCGTAGCTTCGGTGACTTATCCGAGAACTCTGAGTACGATTCTGCAAAAGAAGAGCAGGCATTTGTCGAAGGGCGTATCACCCTTTTAGAACAAATGATCCGCAACGCAAAAATCATCCAAGAAGATAAGGAAACAGATGCAGTTGGTCTTGGAAAAACGGTTACATTCATTGAACTTCCTGATGGCGATGAAGAAACATACACCATCGTTGGTAGTGCAGAAGCAGATCCGTTTGAAGGGAACATTTCTAACGAATCTCCAATGGGTAGCTCTCTAATGGGCAAACGTGTAAACGATGAAGTAACCATTCAAACTCCAGGCGGAGAAATGAACGTCCGCATCGTTTCAGTAAAATAA
- the mtnN gene encoding 5'-methylthioadenosine/S-adenosylhomocysteine nucleosidase has protein sequence MKIAIIGAMEEEVTIMREKIAGMETTTVAGCEYYTGTLNGVEVILSKSGIGKVNAALSTALLLERFQPDAVINTGSAGGFSPALNVGDVVISTEVRHHDVDVTAFGYEYGQVPGLPAAFEADAKLMTVAKKAAENVSGMQVVEGLIATGDSFMNDPIRVEAVREKMPELQAAEMEAAAIAQVCHSFKVPFVVIRALSDIAGKESNISFDQFLSKAALHSSMLIENMLTELKNA, from the coding sequence ATGAAAATAGCAATCATTGGAGCAATGGAAGAAGAAGTTACGATTATGCGAGAAAAAATTGCTGGTATGGAGACAACAACTGTTGCTGGTTGTGAATATTATACAGGAACGTTAAATGGTGTTGAGGTAATTCTTTCTAAATCGGGTATCGGAAAAGTAAATGCTGCGCTTAGCACTGCTTTGCTGTTAGAGAGGTTTCAGCCAGATGCAGTGATAAACACTGGTTCAGCTGGTGGTTTCTCACCTGCGTTAAATGTAGGAGATGTGGTTATTTCAACGGAAGTGCGTCACCATGATGTGGATGTTACGGCATTTGGATATGAGTATGGACAAGTTCCTGGACTACCGGCGGCGTTTGAAGCGGATGCAAAATTAATGACCGTGGCAAAAAAAGCTGCAGAAAATGTTAGTGGTATGCAAGTGGTAGAAGGCTTGATTGCTACAGGAGATTCCTTTATGAATGATCCAATCCGTGTAGAAGCAGTTCGGGAAAAAATGCCAGAGCTACAAGCTGCGGAAATGGAAGCGGCGGCAATTGCGCAGGTGTGTCATTCCTTTAAGGTTCCATTTGTGGTCATTCGTGCACTTTCTGATATTGCTGGAAAAGAATCCAACATCAGCTTTGATCAGTTCTTAAGTAAAGCGGCATTGCACTCTTCTATGTTGATTGAGAACATGCTAACAGAATTAAAAAACGCATAA
- a CDS encoding class I SAM-dependent methyltransferase, with amino-acid sequence MGREFVELFNDWANYYDATVSGKDQEYAEVFRGYEDILKDVAVKAISPVVEFGVGTGNLTQELLKEGHKVFAIEPSKTMREKAAEKLPNNVIIEDGDFLSFPEPSEQIQSIVSTYAFHHLTDSEKEEAIAYYGKLLDKGGKIVFADTVFENKEAYDATIEQAEKHTFLNLANDLKTEYYTTMEVLTSLFEKHSFTVEYQRFNHFVWVMEATKQ; translated from the coding sequence ATGGGACGTGAATTTGTTGAATTGTTTAATGATTGGGCTAATTATTATGATGCAACCGTAAGTGGGAAGGATCAGGAGTATGCAGAGGTGTTTCGAGGTTATGAGGATATTTTAAAGGACGTGGCAGTTAAAGCGATTAGTCCTGTTGTGGAATTTGGCGTTGGCACTGGCAACTTAACGCAGGAGCTTCTGAAGGAAGGACACAAAGTTTTTGCTATTGAGCCATCAAAAACGATGAGAGAAAAAGCGGCAGAAAAGCTTCCAAACAATGTGATCATTGAGGATGGAGACTTTTTGAGCTTTCCTGAGCCGTCTGAACAAATTCAGTCTATCGTTAGCACGTATGCTTTCCATCACCTTACTGATTCTGAAAAAGAAGAAGCAATTGCCTACTATGGAAAGTTACTTGATAAAGGTGGTAAAATAGTATTTGCTGACACGGTCTTTGAAAACAAAGAGGCGTACGATGCGACAATTGAACAGGCAGAAAAACATACATTCCTGAATTTAGCAAACGATTTGAAAACGGAATATTATACAACGATGGAAGTACTCACAAGTCTTTTTGAAAAGCATAGCTTTACAGTGGAGTATCAGCGTTTTAATCATTTTGTCTGGGTAATGGAAGCAACAAAACAATAA
- a CDS encoding IS256 family transposase codes for MTQLQFNLDIDLLKDAVMNSNMEAVVRSAIVLVLNEYMEKERDEYLQAAAYERSIERLDYRNGYYEREFTMSIGKLKLKVPRTRNGDFSPSVFEKYARCDQAFVLSMVEMVINGVSTRKVTHIVEQLCGENVSKSFVSSLTQKLDPIVNDWAKRPLNDTYYPFVFVDAMYTKVREHHRVVSKAIYIATALTDKNQREILGLQVDHVENYESWSRFFQQLKSRGLQSPKLVVSDAHQGLQKAIQREFIGTSWQRCNVHFKRNIFEKLPKKDSLEIRTMIKRIFEAVTIEDMRNFKEELMSQFAENTRYEKALKVLDEGFEDTIQYMEHPQNIRPHIRSTNCLERLNQEVRRRERVIRIFPNTQSAFRLVGAVLLHYQQTVYAKRKSFSK; via the coding sequence ATGACTCAATTACAGTTTAACCTAGATATCGACCTTTTAAAAGATGCAGTAATGAATTCTAATATGGAAGCAGTAGTTAGATCTGCGATTGTACTGGTGCTAAATGAATACATGGAAAAAGAAAGAGATGAATACTTACAAGCTGCTGCTTATGAACGCTCAATAGAGCGTTTGGATTATCGTAATGGCTATTATGAACGTGAATTTACGATGAGTATTGGGAAACTAAAGCTCAAAGTACCACGCACTCGAAATGGTGATTTTTCACCTTCCGTTTTCGAAAAATATGCCCGATGTGACCAAGCCTTCGTTCTCTCCATGGTAGAAATGGTCATTAATGGTGTATCCACTCGTAAGGTGACGCATATTGTGGAACAGCTTTGCGGAGAAAATGTTTCCAAATCGTTTGTGTCTTCTCTTACTCAAAAGCTAGATCCTATCGTTAATGACTGGGCCAAGAGGCCTCTTAATGACACCTACTATCCTTTTGTCTTTGTAGACGCTATGTATACCAAGGTGCGGGAGCACCATCGTGTTGTCTCCAAAGCTATCTATATTGCGACAGCTCTGACGGATAAAAACCAACGTGAAATTCTTGGTCTTCAGGTTGATCATGTCGAAAACTATGAAAGCTGGTCTCGTTTTTTCCAACAGCTTAAATCACGAGGGCTTCAATCACCTAAACTAGTTGTTTCTGACGCTCATCAAGGTCTACAAAAAGCTATTCAACGGGAATTTATTGGTACTAGCTGGCAAAGATGTAACGTACACTTCAAACGAAACATTTTTGAGAAACTCCCTAAGAAAGATTCCTTAGAAATCAGAACAATGATTAAACGTATTTTTGAAGCTGTAACGATTGAAGATATGAGAAACTTCAAAGAGGAACTCATGAGCCAATTTGCGGAGAACACGAGATATGAAAAAGCCTTAAAAGTTCTTGATGAAGGTTTTGAAGATACCATTCAATATATGGAACACCCACAAAACATCCGCCCTCATATTAGGAGTACGAATTGTTTAGAAAGGTTAAACCAGGAGGTTCGTAGAAGAGAAAGAGTAATACGGATTTTCCCTAACACTCAGTCAGCTTTTCGTTTAGTGGGGGCTGTCTTACTACACTATCAACAAACTGTTTACGCAAAGAGAAAGTCCTTTAGTAAATAG
- a CDS encoding YrzA family protein → MNFDFSLLEDKCEFFEAQDLKTLEKKIAEQIDHNRAIMLGVHSVSHQMHVDGDGRRFYSAVVHFKLNTK, encoded by the coding sequence ATGAATTTCGACTTTAGTTTACTTGAAGATAAATGTGAGTTTTTTGAAGCCCAAGATCTAAAAACACTCGAGAAAAAAATTGCCGAACAAATTGACCATAACAGGGCTATCATGCTCGGAGTCCATAGCGTATCTCATCAAATGCATGTGGATGGGGATGGCCGCCGGTTTTACAGTGCAGTGGTACATTTTAAGCTAAATACAAAGTAG